Within Burkholderia latens, the genomic segment CGCCTCGAGGCCTGCCTTCGCCCGCGCATCGTCGAAGTTGATGAACAGATCGTCGGCGACGAACGGCAGCCCGCTTCTGCTGGCAAGCTGCAGTTCGAGCGCCGCGATTCGCAGCGCGAGGAACAGCTGGTCGCGCGTCCCTTCGCTCAGGCCGGCGACTTCGACCGACGTGCCCGTCGTGCGGCGCGCGTAGAGCGCAGGCGGCGTCCGTTCGGTATCGACGGTCAGCCGCGCAAATTCACCGAGCGTAAGCCCGGCGAAAATCTCGCCCGCGCGGCGCAGCATCGGCCCCTGCTTCTGGTCGCGATAGCGATCGGTCGCCCACTTCAACAAGCGGCTCGCGGTCGCTGCTTCCAGATACTGCTCGGCTGCGTCGCCCATGGCCGCCAGCGCTTCCTGACGCTTCGCCTCGGCCACCGCCGCATTCGCGTGGCCATCGATCGCACCGAATGCCTGCTGCGCGACGACCTGTTGCTGAGCGAGTTCGTTCAGGCGCTTGCCGACATCGCCTAGCGCCTGCTTCACGGCTTCGAGATGTGCGGGCACATCGGCGATGTCCTGTTCCGCGACCTCAGCCTCGACAGCCGACTGCGACAACCCGTCGCCGTCGCGCACGAGCGCCTCCTTCGCGGCTTCGAGCGCCTGTCGCAGCTCGCGTTGCCGATCCGAGCGCTCGGCCAGCGGCAGTGCCGCGTCGATCGACGCGACGCCGGCCAGTTGCAGCAGCGGTTGAATCCGCGCGTCGGCGCCGGCGACGGCCGCAGCCGCATCGGCGACCTTGCCGTCAGCTTGCCGCACAGCGTCGTCGGCACGTGCAATCGCACGCGCGGTTTCGCGTGCAGCCGCCACACGCATCGTCAACCGACGCGCCACGTCGAGCCAGTCGCCGCTTGCAAGCCACGCGGGCTCCAGTGCTTCGGCAAGCCGCCGTGCGCCGGCCTCGAGCGCAGCCAGTTCCGCACGAATCGCAGCGATCCGGTTGCGCGGCGCATCGGCGGCGGCCAGTTCGGCCGTCACCGTATTCGCAAGTGCGAGCGCCCCTTCGGCCGCAGCCAGCGTCACCGCGTTCGCGTGCAGCCGCGCGTCGGCAAGCGCGCCGCGCCATTGCGCATGCCACGCATCGTACGCGGTCTGGGCCTGGGAAGCGCGCGAGCGGGCCGTTGCGCAGCCGCGCTCGGCTTCGCGCGCGCGCTCCGCGAGCCCCTCCTTCTGCGCGAGCATTTTCTCCGCCGACTGCACGAACGTCTCGGCGATCGCGACGAGCGCGCCCAGTCCATCGGCACCATCCCCGCGCGATACCAGTTGCAGCGCCGAACGCAATGCGGCTTCCGCAGCGGCGCGTGCCTCGCGAGTCATCGCGAATTCGCGGCGCAGGCGGTCGAGCTCGGATTGCGCGGCGAACACTGCGTCGCGCTTCGCGAGCCAGTCGCTCATCGCCGTGAGCGGCATGCCCGGCACGCCGGCCGTCGCCGCCTGTGCGGCCCATGCGTCACGATGTGCAGCCAGCTCGCGTTCGCGCTCGTCAACGGCCGCCTGCCGGCGCGTGAACACCGCGCATGCGGCCTCGACCTGCTGGCGCAGCGACTGCAGCGTCGCCGCTGCCTGCGTCGCGCCGAGCTGCGCATCGACGAGTTCGTCGGCGAGGCGAATCGCATCGTCAACGGCCGGCGCGCCGGTCGCAAGATCGACCGCACCGCTGCGGACGTCGCCCCACGCAGCGTCGCGACGCGCACGCGCAGACAGTACCTCGGCGGTCGTGACGACCTTGTGGGTCTGCGCGAAATGCTTCTCCTGCAGTTCGAGCCGCTCGAGCTCTTCGCGCGCGGCATCACGGGCGTCGCGGGCGGCAACCGCAGCGCTCACGCGTTCGCTCGCTTCGGCAAGCAGCGCACCCAGCCCGGCCGCGGTCGGCACGTCGAGCAGCCTCAGCGCGTCGACCGGCATGCGCCACCGGCCGAGCGCATCGAGCGCGTCGGCGAGCGTACGTTCGGCGGCGGCAATGTCGCGTTCGAGCGCCTGCTCACGCTGCCCGCTGCCGCGAAAGCCCTGCGCATCGGCGAGGGCCGCACGCAATACTTCGGGCACCTCGACCGTCGACAGGCGCGTCAACTGATCCTGCACCTGCGCCAGCTCCTGCGTGCGCTCGTCGAGCGCTTCGCGCGCGCCGGCCAGCGCCTGATGCAGCGCGCCGTGATCGCGCAACAGGTTTGCGACGGTCTTCAGCGACAACGCGCTCGGCAGTGCAGCCCGCAGCGGCGCTTCGTCGGTCGGCCAGCCGAGCTGCGCTGCGGCCGCGCCGGCGGCCGACAGATGCCGCTCGGCTTCCGCTCCCAACAAGAGCAGATCCTGCGCGTGGTTCATGCACGCGCCGCGCAACCGGTCGAGCGATTCGATGTCGCCTTCGAGCGCCAGCGCGTCGGCATCCGGCTCGATCGCATCGCGTGTCTGCCGTTTCGCGAGCAGGTCTGCACGCCGCTCCTCGAGCACTTTGCGTTCGGCCGCGAGATCACCTTGCGCTTTCAGCAGGTCGGCGTACGCGGTCGGCGGCAATTCGACGACGGCGCCCAGCTCGGCGAGCGCCGCTTCCTTGATCGTCAGCTCCTTCAGATATGGCGCCAGTCGCCGCACGCGTTCGAGCTTCGACCGCAATGCTTCGAGGCGGCGCTGCTCAGCGCGTGCCTGTTCGATCTCGTGCTCGATTGCATCGCGCGCTTCCTTGCGATCGACCCAGTCGCGCGTGCGCACCTGGACCGCCTTCAGTTCGCCGACGGCCTCGTTGAACAGCGTCTCGGCCTGCGCGAACGCACTGCCGCTGCGTCGCGGCGCCCACAGCTCCGCGACGCGGGCATCCAACTCGTCGCGCACGGGCCCCAGCGTACCGACGCCCGCAGCCGATTCGAACAGCACCTGACCCAGCTTGTCGGACGCGTCGAGTATGCTGCGGCCGCCGTCGACGAGCCGACCATGGTCCAGCCCGAACATCTGCTCGAAGAACTCGCGCGTCGCGCCGTCGAGGATCCCGTTCAGATAGTCGTCCGGCAACTTGTCGTCGGCCGGCGTGCGCAGCGGGCTGCGTCCGCGCGCACGATGAAACGCGAGCGAACCGCTGCGGCCCTCCAGCACACCGCCGATCCGCAGCTCCGGCGTCGCATGCAGGAAGTCGAGCGGCGTCTGCAGCTTCATCCCGAACAGCAATTCCGACACGGCCGTGCGGATGGTGGACTTGCCGGCCTCGTTCGGCCCCACGATCACGTGGAAATCCTGGCTTGCCGACGGAAAGCGCAGCGTTTCGTCGGTGAACTTGCCGT encodes:
- a CDS encoding ATP-binding protein → MRISQLDLIKYGKFTDETLRFPSASQDFHVIVGPNEAGKSTIRTAVSELLFGMKLQTPLDFLHATPELRIGGVLEGRSGSLAFHRARGRSPLRTPADDKLPDDYLNGILDGATREFFEQMFGLDHGRLVDGGRSILDASDKLGQVLFESAAGVGTLGPVRDELDARVAELWAPRRSGSAFAQAETLFNEAVGELKAVQVRTRDWVDRKEARDAIEHEIEQARAEQRRLEALRSKLERVRRLAPYLKELTIKEAALAELGAVVELPPTAYADLLKAQGDLAAERKVLEERRADLLAKRQTRDAIEPDADALALEGDIESLDRLRGACMNHAQDLLLLGAEAERHLSAAGAAAAQLGWPTDEAPLRAALPSALSLKTVANLLRDHGALHQALAGAREALDERTQELAQVQDQLTRLSTVEVPEVLRAALADAQGFRGSGQREQALERDIAAAERTLADALDALGRWRMPVDALRLLDVPTAAGLGALLAEASERVSAAVAARDARDAAREELERLELQEKHFAQTHKVVTTAEVLSARARRDAAWGDVRSGAVDLATGAPAVDDAIRLADELVDAQLGATQAAATLQSLRQQVEAACAVFTRRQAAVDERERELAAHRDAWAAQAATAGVPGMPLTAMSDWLAKRDAVFAAQSELDRLRREFAMTREARAAAEAALRSALQLVSRGDGADGLGALVAIAETFVQSAEKMLAQKEGLAERAREAERGCATARSRASQAQTAYDAWHAQWRGALADARLHANAVTLAAAEGALALANTVTAELAAADAPRNRIAAIRAELAALEAGARRLAEALEPAWLASGDWLDVARRLTMRVAAARETARAIARADDAVRQADGKVADAAAAVAGADARIQPLLQLAGVASIDAALPLAERSDRQRELRQALEAAKEALVRDGDGLSQSAVEAEVAEQDIADVPAHLEAVKQALGDVGKRLNELAQQQVVAQQAFGAIDGHANAAVAEAKRQEALAAMGDAAEQYLEAATASRLLKWATDRYRDQKQGPMLRRAGEIFAGLTLGEFARLTVDTERTPPALYARRTTGTSVEVAGLSEGTRDQLFLALRIAALELQLASRSGLPFVADDLFINFDDARAKAGLEALRDLSTRTQVLFLTHHDHLLPLVHDVFGARVNVVALQREAAGA